A region of the Haematobia irritans isolate KBUSLIRL chromosome 5, ASM5000362v1, whole genome shotgun sequence genome:
catatactaacacctcgttcctaatttgaaccggatcggatgaattttgctcttccaagaggctccggaggtcaaatctggagaacgttttatatgggggctatatataattatggacccatatggaccaattctggcacggttgttaaagatcatatactaacaccatgttcaaaattacaaccggatcggatgcaatttgcttctctttgaggcttcgcaagccaaatctggagatcggtttatatggggtctatatataagtatggaccgatgtggaccaatttttgcatggttgttagagaccatataccaacaccatataccaaatttcaggtggattggatgaaatatgcttctcttagaggctccacaagccaaatctggggatcggtttatatgggggctatatataattatggaccgatgtgaaccaatttttgcatgattgttagagaccatctaccaacaccatgtaccaaatttcagccggatcggatgaaatatgcttctcttagaggctccacaagccaaatctggggatcggtttatatgggggctatatataattatggaccgatgcggaccaatttttgcatggttgttagagaccatataccaacaccatataccaaatttcagcccgatcggatgaaatatgattctgttagaggctccacaagccaaatctgagggtccctttatatgggggctatacgtaaaagtggaccgatatggcccattttcaataccatccgacctacatcgataacaacgacttgtgccaagtttcaagtcgatagcttgtttcgttcggaagttagcgtgatttcaacagacggacggacggacggacggacatgcttagatcgactcagaatttcaccacgacccagaatatatatactttatggggtcttagagcaatatttcgatgtgttacaaacggaatgacaaagttaatatacccccatcctatgatggagggtataaaagaagTATATAAGGCCAAACTGAATCTTATGTATTATGGATTGCCTACAAAACTCTACTAAGGGCTAATAGCCACAATAGAATTacctgggttgtggtaacaattTCTGATGACAAgttgttttatttcttaacgaagtctgagcagagaatgaagccaacgatttcagtcgccgccgaccattttgtACTAGTCGACGTCGCtggtttaaatcagaaaaatgtattaataattatggtattttgccaaaatattgaaCCTTTCACCCACAGTCAATCAATTTCAaggtgctataataattttgtaaaaatttagctcagaaaacttgaatgaaatgtaaatggtTGTAGATCTAatatcattaccattcgaataacttcaaattgattttatattgcccgccgccgaagagacatatttatatcggcttagcagtCAAGATGCCGCTGCCGAAGAAAACAATTTAGtgtctctgagtcgatctatccatgtccgtctgtccattgtcgtgacacgcgtgaatcacgtgagtcgtgaagaaaatctgaagcaactctcgtgaatgtgcgagaatgggactgaaacaaatatgtcgtgcgtgagaaataaaatcggttcgagaATGTGcgcgaataaaatttctgcaaaatctcgctcacgaaaaaaaatcaagatttaattattACTGgcttgttaactgaaattaatttagctgtcgaactatattatATTCTtgtattttgttacctttgctcattcccggttggaaaatgtcgtgagcctCGTGAATTGTCGCGAATggagcgtgagtctttaaaagtagttcgtgcgtgcgtactggttttcatttcgtgaatgtgcgtgagtgtgagtggctaccacacgtatcgtgcgcgagcgtgcgtgaataaacacatTTTGTGATGAAAGTGTTTTgagattttagaagaaattggttcagatttatgtatagcttactccggcggagatacaagcacacgcagagaaggaatatgatcacctcaaacatgtttcaagagcaaaatgttatttttgtatggtggccatgtaacatgtttgtcactaaaatgttattttcacgtcaaatataacctgcttgccgaaatcagatacatgatttccgagaaaataacatggttgcgaaaaccatgttacatggtcaccacccaaaaataacattttgctcttcaaacttgttcgaggtgatcatattccttctctgggtgcagtgactgacagaattatcccctggttatcGGCGATATATACAGGATGTATCAACTCAGCATGTactccaggaaagtggagggaaacaaaagtcgttttcatacctaaagcgggaaaaacctctcactcgagtgcaatcagcttatccacattcctacttaagactctggagaggacgatagatatttatctagcGTCGATTCAGGTTTGTTCTCAAAAGGGAAGGTCTCAAAGggaaggtctactgagaccgctttgtatgaactagtcagctttattgaaagctcactatctgcaaatgaatacacaatcgttgagtttctagacatcgacggggcattcaataacgtctatccgagctcgatattaaatggactgacaaccctgaatgttgatccacgtatactcaggctgttagacgaactgctaatgaagagacgtatttcagccacactaggacaagcaaacatacaaaggtatgtgaacagaggcactccccaaggaggagttctatcacctcttctttggaatgttgctataaacaaccatctggtttccctagaaaaggaaaggataaaagtgggggCATACGCATGAGATTTGTGGcgttagcagtcaggggaaagttCCCAtctacaatcagagatattacacagagagccctccggatgtctGAGAAattggcgaaagataatggtcttgggttaAATTCtgtaaagacagaactagtcatgtactgtaaAGACAGCAAAATTCTCACGGTTAAGCcctgaagctgaactttaagctttggATGTTAATGAAAAAAGGGCGAGagtagccacggtagctttgtactcgtcaaaaaggcaataggaaaaaagtggggactaaaaccgaaaattgtgcattgccaATAGacagcagtggttagacctataatgctatatagtgttgtagtctggtggccggcacttcagcaaccgacaagtttagacaaagttcagcgtatggcgtgcttgtgtatctcagacgcattcagtaagacaggaacaaattcccttaatgttatGCTGcaactattgcctttagacattttggccaaacagtcagctacaacaacggctgtgcggtttcgcgagctatcgctgttgtCGGGAAAAAAGGTACGGCCACAGTTCGgccctcaaaacaatgccagatgtgcctaacgtagtggattacactttggcgagtccacttttcgacaaaaagtttgaaactctaattcccaacagtgaggcgaggTGCACACAGTCCTCGGGGAATAAACGATAcacagatttctacactgatggctccaaattggatggacaagtgggtttcggagtatattctaaagatctggaacttcgaataactgagaagtaatgttccaaaagatgttgggatttaatatatactcagacagtcaaccttcactaaaatccttggactctgtgttccttaactcgaaaacggccatcgattgccgcaaatctctcaacgagatgactGAGCAGTATAATATTCACCTAacataatatgggtgcctggccgtaggaacataccggggaactgcgaagcagataagttagcaaggctaggaactaccttacatattacagaggaactagaatctgttggtatgtctctggctacctgcaagctcttactgcatgAGAAGACTGGATGGCaactgttcgatgggagaattgcaagggttgtaacgacaccaagcatatATGGCCCCGTATACACTTGAACCGcatactagatatgctagtgttctcaagacgtcagatatcactcctgatatctgctataacgggtcgctgcgtgataggcgaatttgcaaaaactattggtatacttcgcaccatgactactgtatgagctgtcatgatgcggagggaaaggaatcaattaaacacctcttgtgtgagtgtcttgcattgtgtgtaaggcgtaagcgaattttagaggcatatagctttagattattcCTTAAGGGTTAAAAGGAAGATTAGTGAGTTCCAATCAAAACCGAATAAACTTTATACTTGaattaattgtaaaaataatttatttaaaattaaaaaataagtgCTTACAAACTAagttaaaacaaaaagaatattaAGTAACATAGATTCATTGCATCTTAAGTACTGGTAAGGAAAGTTAACATAGTACATCATAAATTATGGaaaatggggggggggggggggtaggaGGAGCGATGTCTTTTTAAGGATTAACAACTTAAACTAGAATTGAGTTAATTTTTCTTAGCTATgactataatataatataaaagatCACACAAGAATATCCTGTTTATAGTTTAATGGGGTTATGGTAGGGTTCGATGGTATCTGAGCTTCCTGAGCTTCTACATATAAGCAAGAGCTTTGGCACAATATTTGAACTATCGCAGTTTCAGTTCCAATGAAGTCAATGACTTTTTCCTTTCGTTGACCTCAAAACGCTCCATGATCTTGGCAACAATGTGAGAAGGTGGAGCATCGGGATTTCCGGTTAGGCCTCGATAGCCCAGAACGCTATGATCGGCCAATGTATGGGCCAGTTGTAGGCGTTTAATGAAAGCATCTGTGTCAATACCCCGaacctgggaaggcttcagaaatCGTTTGGGAATGCGAGAGAGTATATCATCCGAGACCACAGGACCAAAACCCAGATTAATAAGAATGGCTTCGGGATCGGGTTTGCGGGCCTCAAGCAAGCTATCAACACTGGAGTAACGGCTGGAGTCTGAATGTACAGAATTGTCACGCTTCAAAATGCTACGCTGCAGCTGATAATGACCACCTGGCATAGCACATTGAGGCAATTCTGCAATTGAATCATAAGAACCATCCGATTTCAGGCGGCGTTCATGGCCACTACTTGAGGCCGTTCCCGTTGAAGTCAATGACGAGGTCAACGATGAAGACGATGGTGTTTTATCCAGGGGCACCAATGGTGCGATACCTTTGATTTGCAATGAGCTTTCACTTTGCTGTTTGTTTCGGAAGCGAACTTGCTTCTTCTTCTGATTGGATATATTCGAGACGGGAAGTAGATTTAAACTAAGATCACTGGCCGGACTATAACCTTCATCCTCTTCGTCTTCTTCTTCCAAATCTGCAGCGTACTCCGTTTCATCACCACTATATACACTGGACTTTTGTCGCTGTAATCGTTTCTTGCGCAGAGTTGTAGATCCTGGATTGGGTGTAGAGCATTGTGAGATGAATTTGGTCGTTGAACTGGATTCCATGGTTTCGGAGTATTTATGAGATTTGGATCCTGTCTTATGATCTACCACATTGATACCGTCTGCGTTTGTTTCACTGGAGgggatattttctttaaaatcggAACAACTTTGTGTGCGTTCCATAATTTGTTTTGATTGCAGTTGTAAGTGATTGTCTTTTTTGTgagtttttctgtaaaataaatttttattttttaatgattaaaatgaaatttcttttaagattgcgttttttgcaaaaaaaaaaaacaaaacaaaaatactatGCAAACATCAGAGGACCGTGAAAATTATGACCGGATACTTATAATTGAGATAACATCTGTGCCGTATATGAGCAGCAGAGGATGGTACATGTAGGGCTTGATTTCAGGATGATGAAACTTTGGAACACTACCTTTGTCAAAGCTCTGTTTTTATTAGGCAAAAAGTTAACCCTATCGGTGAAGGGGATTTGGGGCCTGACCCAACTGGGAAACAGGGACTGGAAACTAATTAGGGAATTCGTTAGAGACACAGAGATCCttgatgtttgaggtgatcatattccttctctgggtgtgtagTGAATCATATGGGTTAAGATGGCAATCAGCAGAAGGAAcatcaatgaaaatttgaatttaacaaTTCACAACACTCCACACGAGAGAGTGTTGAGCTTCAAATATCTCGGGTTCTCAATAAATTATCAATGGGATAActccaaagaaattaaatgccGGATAGAAATGGCAAGAGAAGCATTCCACAAATACAAGAAAGTATTAACCTGCCATGATATTAATATTACAACAAAGACAAGGTTCATAAAAGCCTACATATGGCCAATATTGCTATACTCAGTGGAAGTATGGACACTAAAAGCAGTAGATGTCAAGCGATTAGAAGCATTCGAAATGTGGATATATCGAAGGATTCTTAAAATCCCATGGATAGCTCATGTATCAAATGACGACGTTCTACGGAGATTGAACAGAACTAGAGAACTATTCACTCacataaaaagaagaaaaacttCATATCTCGGTCATATAATGCGAAACCCAAAATACCGTACCCTTCAGACAATTTTACAAGCCAGTGTAGAAGCAAAACGTAGCAGAGGAAGACAAGAGATGACATGGattcaaaatattcaacaaTGGATAGAATTCCGAAATGCAGAAAATTTAATAAGTGTAGCTAGAAACAGAGaattatttttcttgttttgtcataatatataaaaaaggaaACTCTACATGAAATGTAATATGGTCGCTAAAATTCGAATATCGAATATGCAATAAAGAAGAAGAATGTCCTGATTGaatcgaacaaaattttttgtgtgtacggtcGGTCAtcagaaaatataaatttaaaatgggaataacctaatttttttttcaaatgttttcaataaaacactgtaaaatattctgaaaaaaacTCGgtaattttaattgcaaaatacACATCGATTACAACATATGACCACCTGACAGATTTGTTGAAGTCCTTACCTGAATTCGATAATATGAGacggtttttattttttatagaattaaatttatatacatacaataattatatgaatttttctttGGGGATTTTGCATGGGGAAGAATATTTCAGTTGGGGATATTTTGGggatataattttgaaattttgtgtaaccGTGATTCTGTCATAACAATTCCACGCTCCACGCAAGGACATACAATTcacattttttgaattcttcttcttcttacaTTTTATGAGCAAAAaagttaaagcaaagattatgaattttcttatgccaatattttttgtagtGTACAATAACTTAACCCACTCGAATGTTTCAAAatgatggtggtgggtacatgggTTTTGACAGGGCCACTTGATAAATACATCAGCTTGATTGAATATTAGTTTATCCATGTGAATGACCCATTATTTCCCATTAGATTAAGTGACTACTAGGCCATCTGTTTCTGATCTCTAATGTGACAAACAAAGTTCACTCTATGGATAATGTGATCTAAGTTGGTTGTGTAACTCTAATTCTACGAAATATCTAATTTGTTCAATTATATtctatactttttttatttatttttttttaatgattcccatatatcaatagaaaaatcGAATATATCATTAAAGATCTCTCGTAATCAGCATCTATATACGTCGATGAAATAATGGCAAGTAGTTCGCATTTCAAATCCTCAATTTGAGCAGTTCATATCTACACGTGATATGTGTGATTTCCCAGAAAAGCAAAAAATCCCCTACTCAACTCAAGAAACTTCCTCAATAACAAAGGCACCGATAAATAAAAGCACAAAATCTGTTACTAAAGATTGAAACGCGCTTATTATTTGTGTTAACAACAGGTTCAATTATCTTTACTCCCCaactccccccccccccccccccccctctgtATTCAGTCCTCTCTCAAAATAATGACAATACTTAGCGAatgacaataacaacaacaacagcagaggTATTTAGAAATCATACATAATTAGAAGTCTCGAAGTCACAAAACCGGTTAGTAGAGCAACCGCAAAtagtaaacaaaaacaataacaaaacgtagAATAGTCGCATTAGCTTTggctagagagagagagagcgtatCGGGTACTCGAATAGGTAATCTGATCGTAAGTACAACGTCACTGCGGTAACTGTAAGTCGCCCGAGTGTAATTTCATAAACAAAGGCATCATATCAAATTCTGAATTTCCATATTCATTTGGAAGATGTTATGAGACTACGATTACACACAGAAAGAaaaaagtcagttaaaaaacgaATGCTGAAATtaacttatatttataaaaaaaaaaaattttgttttagtttttttttttaatttttgtcaaaaattttccccagccctacgaatttttctttattccaagtatgtcactacaaattttatgaaataaatgccagtaaaatttcaatgacattaAAATAAGTTCAATGCTAACAGAAAGCTGAAGAGGTTTtttgtacacttctcaaaagtagtaagaatgaactacagcgtggttaaGATGGGAATGTTCTGgcgcctaggttaggttaggttaggtggcagcccgaagtatcaggctcacttagactattcagttcattgtgataccacattggtgaacttctctcttatcactgagtgctacccgattccatgttaggttaggttaggttaggttatgtggcagcccgatgtatcaggctcacttagactattctgtccattgtgataccacagtggtgaacttctctcttatcactgagtgctgcccgattccatgttaagctcaatgacaagggacctcctttttatagccgagtccgaacggcgttccacattcgagtgaaaccacttagagaagctttgaaaccctcagaaatgtcaccagcattactgaggtgggataatccaccgctgaaaaattttttggtgttcggtcgtagcaggaatcgaacccacgaccttgtgtatgcaaggcgggcatgctaaccattgcaccacggtggctccatgttaagctcaatgacaagggaccttctttttatagccgagtccgaacggtgttccacattgcagtgaaaccatttagagaagctttgaaacccaaatgtcaccagcattactgaggtgggataatccaccgctaaaaaactttttggtgttcggtcgaagcaggcgaCATGCATGCtaaccagggctgccaataaaattttaagaaaaatcgtcactttttccgaaaaaatcgtcataatcggcacttgctttacaaaaatcatccaaaaatcgggaatttaaataatattaaaataaaacatatgttttggttaaaaacaaaacaaatgtattaatttcatataaaaacacaCAATTCTACTATAATTAGTACATGCGTAGTACAAGCATTCTGAGCATTTCATAgccgaaaagtacgcgaacgccATCCTGTAACTCTTTGCATATTCTAAATTGCAgcttctaaacattaaaaacaataaatgcaTCCAGAGTTTATATCCTAACCCATATACTCGTAGTGTTTAGGGAAGGTTGggttagtttaggtggcagcccgatgaatcaggctcacttagactattcagtccattgtgaaaccacttagagaagctttgaaaccctcagaaatgtcaccagcattactgagtcgggataatccaccgctgaaaaacttttttggcgttcggtcgaagcaggaatcg
Encoded here:
- the olf186-M gene encoding ki-ras-induced actin-interacting protein-IP3R-interacting domain olf186-M, whose amino-acid sequence is MERTQSCSDFKENIPSSETNADGINVVDHKTGSKSHKYSETMESSSTTKFISQCSTPNPGSTTLRKKRLQRQKSSVYSGDETEYAADLEEEDEEDEGYSPASDLSLNLLPVSNISNQKKKQVRFRNKQQSESSLQIKGIAPLVPLDKTPSSSSLTSSLTSTGTASSSGHERRLKSDGSYDSIAELPQCAMPGGHYQLQRSILKRDNSVHSDSSRYSSVDSLLEARKPDPEAILINLGFGPVVSDDILSRIPKRFLKPSQVRGIDTDAFIKRLQLAHTLADHSVLGYRGLTGNPDAPPSHIVAKIMERFEVNERKKSLTSLELKLR